One Methanococcus aeolicus Nankai-3 DNA segment encodes these proteins:
- a CDS encoding MFS transporter yields the protein MPYNIPNKNKNGNIMNKNTNPMETVIILWITTFITMLGIGLIAPLMSIYAKSLGASNLDIGLIFGSFAIARTIAQMPVGSLSDKYGKKIFILIGTFFCGIFTLSYAFVASVIGLIFVRVLNGVFSSFITPVAGAYVASIAPREKLGEYMGLFSSAIALGFATGPLIGGFLAEWYGLTTPFYFCGAITFFAFIVSYFKLKNIMVNENGDFQYTDKLLFYKRDNLQNYKQKLISFEFLKNKYFLASYIMNTTYMATTAGVVGYLAIYAHGFNIGLGEVGFLIASTNLVMGILQRAFGKIYDKKGNILIIIGLIIASVGVWSLSESYSFLTMLGALMIMAVGNAIYTPAINALSMKEILSHKKGSAMGFFTTSLNIGMFIGAVVLGFVADYVGLSNMYKFAVISSFIICSMAYLAIVKEDKKKIERRDRK from the coding sequence ATGCCATATAACATACCAAACAAAAACAAAAATGGAAATATAATGAATAAAAACACAAATCCAATGGAAACGGTAATAATATTATGGATTACAACATTTATAACAATGTTAGGAATTGGGTTAATAGCTCCACTTATGTCTATTTATGCTAAAAGCTTAGGGGCGTCAAACTTAGACATAGGACTTATTTTTGGCTCTTTTGCAATAGCAAGAACCATAGCTCAAATGCCTGTTGGGAGTTTATCGGACAAATATGGAAAAAAGATATTCATATTAATCGGAACATTTTTCTGCGGGATTTTTACGCTATCCTACGCCTTTGTAGCTTCTGTTATTGGATTAATATTTGTTAGAGTATTAAATGGTGTATTCTCCTCATTTATTACTCCTGTTGCCGGAGCCTATGTTGCGTCAATAGCTCCAAGGGAAAAACTTGGAGAATATATGGGATTATTCAGTAGTGCAATAGCTCTTGGATTTGCCACAGGTCCATTAATTGGAGGATTTCTCGCAGAGTGGTATGGATTGACTACACCATTTTATTTTTGTGGAGCAATTACCTTTTTTGCCTTTATTGTTAGTTATTTTAAATTAAAAAATATAATGGTAAATGAAAATGGCGATTTTCAATATACTGATAAATTATTATTTTATAAACGGGACAATTTACAAAACTACAAACAAAAATTAATATCATTTGAATTTTTGAAAAATAAATATTTTTTAGCCTCTTATATTATGAATACAACATATATGGCAACCACAGCAGGAGTTGTGGGTTATTTGGCAATATATGCCCATGGCTTCAATATTGGATTGGGAGAAGTTGGATTTTTAATAGCCTCTACAAATTTAGTTATGGGGATATTACAGAGAGCTTTTGGGAAGATATATGATAAAAAAGGCAATATATTAATAATTATTGGGCTAATAATTGCATCAGTTGGGGTTTGGTCATTATCTGAAAGCTATTCCTTTTTAACCATGCTTGGAGCTCTTATGATAATGGCTGTTGGTAATGCAATATATACTCCTGCCATTAATGCACTATCTATGAAAGAAATATTGTCACATAAAAAAGGTAGTGCCATGGGATTTTTTACCACCAGTTTAAACATTGGTATGTTTATTGGTGCCGTAGTTCTTGGTTTTGTGGCTGATTATGTTGGTTTATCTAATATGTATAAATTTGCCGTGATATCTTCATTTATAATATGTTCCATGGCATATCTTGCAATAGTAAAAGAAGATAAAAAGAAAATAGAAAGAAGAGATAGAAAATAA
- a CDS encoding TIGR00375 family protein has protein sequence MIVNADLHIHSRYSKGTSKFMNIENIIKYGKKKGLEIIGTGDCLHPIYLKEIKHHNNSNNLLLTTEIEDENRIHHLIFIPNISKVEELRELLKTYSKNIDGEGRPKVVLNGKELFKIIKEIEGLIGPAHAFTPYTSIYKSFNSIYDCYYEKPDFLELGLSADTEMANSIEELKDIPFLSNSDAHSFYPHRLGREFNRIEINNLGNFEHNFEEIKQVLKNKNYNDANNKDNKNKIIANYGLDPALGKYYLTACSRCYLRYNINDAKQLNYKCAECGGRIKKGVLDRSRELQNNNNNNNNNLPDRPPYHKIIPLSQIISLSINKNIGTKAVDSIWQQYIEAYGNEITVLININIEDLKKINEKVGKIIYLFRKNKIYIYPGGGGEYGKISILKPKIKWYGSKAESDNDQKFSSNKPKTTLDKWIKK, from the coding sequence TTGATAGTAAATGCCGATTTACATATTCACTCACGATATTCTAAGGGGACTTCAAAATTTATGAATATTGAAAATATAATAAAATATGGAAAAAAGAAAGGGCTCGAAATTATTGGAACTGGGGATTGTCTTCACCCCATATATTTAAAAGAAATCAAACATCACAACAATAGTAATAATTTACTACTTACCACGGAAATCGAGGACGAAAATAGAATTCACCATTTAATTTTTATTCCAAATATTTCAAAAGTTGAAGAATTAAGGGAGCTCCTAAAAACATATTCAAAAAATATAGATGGTGAGGGGCGACCCAAAGTGGTATTAAATGGAAAAGAACTTTTTAAAATTATTAAAGAAATTGAAGGACTAATAGGTCCAGCTCATGCTTTTACTCCCTACACAAGTATTTATAAATCATTTAATTCAATATATGATTGCTATTATGAAAAGCCGGATTTTCTTGAATTGGGACTTTCAGCAGATACAGAGATGGCAAACTCAATTGAAGAATTAAAGGACATTCCATTTTTAAGTAATTCTGATGCCCATTCATTTTATCCGCATAGATTGGGGCGAGAATTTAATAGAATTGAAATAAATAATCTTGGGAATTTTGAACATAATTTTGAAGAGATAAAACAGGTATTAAAAAACAAAAATTACAATGATGCAAACAATAAAGATAATAAAAATAAAATCATTGCAAATTATGGTCTTGACCCTGCTCTTGGAAAATATTATTTAACTGCCTGTTCTCGGTGCTATTTGAGATACAACATAAATGATGCCAAACAGTTAAACTACAAATGTGCCGAATGTGGCGGGAGAATTAAAAAGGGAGTATTGGATAGAAGTAGGGAGCTCCAAAATAATAATAATAATAATAATAATAATTTACCAGATAGGCCCCCCTATCATAAAATAATTCCCCTATCTCAAATAATCTCCCTTTCAATTAATAAAAACATAGGCACAAAAGCTGTGGATTCAATATGGCAACAATATATTGAAGCATATGGTAATGAAATTACCGTGCTCATAAATATAAATATAGAGGATTTAAAAAAAATAAATGAAAAAGTTGGAAAAATCATTTATTTGTTTAGAAAAAATAAAATATATATTTATCCTGGTGGAGGGGGAGAATATGGAAAAATAAGTATTCTAAAACCAAAAATTAAGTGGTATGGAAGCAAAGCGGAAAGCGACAATGACCAAAAGTTTTCGTCCAATAAACCAAAAACAACATTGGATAAATGGATTAAGAAATAA